The Deltaproteobacteria bacterium IMCC39524 region CTAGCCGCGGCAACCTTCTCACGGAGTTCCTCAGGAACAGGTGAGCAACCAACGTCCACACCCAGGTCGTCTTCAGAAAAGGTCTGGACAACCTCATTGACGAGATCGACGACACTGTGAAACTCGCCTTCTTCACCAAGAGGTAACTGCATCAGCACCGGACGGGCCCCGAGACGTTCCTGAATCTGTTCAAGAACGGCCTGATAATCGGAGCCAACGCGATCCAGCTTGTTGATCAAACAGATGCGCGGTACACCATAGCGGTTGGCTTGGTGCCAGACCGATTCACTCTGCGGCTGCACCCCCTCGACCGCACTGAAAATCGCGACCGCACCGTCAAGGACGCGCAGGGAACGTTCTACTTCAATCGTAAAGTCGATATGCCCCGGCGTATCAATCAGGTTGATCCAGATATCCCGCCAGCGACAGCTGGTGCTGGACGCCGTGATCGTGATGCCACGGTCCTGCTCCTGGGCCATCCAGTCCATGGTCGCCATGCCATCATGAACCTCACCCAGCTTATGGATTTCTCCGCAATAATAGAGGATGCGCTCGGAGACAGTTGTCTTGCCGGCGTCGATGTGCGAGATAATGCCGATATTGCGGATCTTTTTGAGGTCTGGTTGGCTCATGTTGGCGTTCGCAATCGGAAAGAGGAAGAGTTTAGTCCGCATAGCCTTTACGGATCAGGTAGAGGTTCTCCATGTCGAGATCATTCAGCTCGAAATATTCCCGCTCAAGCTCTTCCACGTAAAAACGGTCTAGGCCGCTGTTGTCGAGGAAGTCTTCACGCAGGCCGGCATCACGCTCAGCAACAATCTTGGGCAGGAGATTATGCAGGTAAACAGCTTCCTTCTTGATGTTCACCACCACGTTATGGAACTGGCCAAGGGGAATGTCACCGGTATAGAGCCCCTTGTTGTAAAGCTCGTCGGCCACTTCGACCAACAAGGCCTCCTGCTCCACACGGGTATTGTACTTCGAGTAGAAGTTACGAATACGCTCCTTAACGTGACCGAGCAGGATCGCGTAAAGACGCTCCTGCTTCTCCAGCACAAGCAGCTGATCAACCAGGGCGGTAATTGTCAGGCGGCCGTCTTCAATCAGCGCCAGCCCTTTTTGCAGGCAGGCGATCTTCTTCCGACCGAATTGCCCCAAGTACTTGTTCTCAAAAACCTGTTTAAAAAAGAGGTCTTTCCAGAGCTTGTCGTTGAGTTCGTCAAAGGCCTTCTTGTTGCCGAGAAGACTGCGAATTTGCTCTTCGCCGAAATGGACGTTCTCCATAAAGGCGAGCTGATTGATCACCGAGGAAGTATTATCGTAACGATCAAAGTAGGTGATGATGTAGGAGAAATGCTCAAGCAGGGTCAGGTCGGCCCCTTCATGGATCTTTTCGTCACACGCCTTACCGGTTTCCAGCAGGATATGCTCAAAGGTATGGTCGCGGTTTTCACTCGCCTGGCGCTTGGCGTGCAGCAGCAACGACATATCCTCGGAGTTGATGCTGGCGTCGATCTGGGCTTCGGTAAAGAAGATGCCTTCCAGAACCTGCCTGGTTTCAGCGAGGTAATCCTGTTCATCAAGGTCAACCAGCTTGTCATGCTTGAGCATTTTGTCGAGGGTATAGAAGAGCGCCGCCGGAATCTTGTTACGCACTGAAAGCGTCTTCAGTCGAGTCAGGCGGGCGTTCTCCATCTGGTTGATGCTCCCTTTCAGGTTGCACTCAATCAAGATGTTTTTGTACTCGTCGACAATCCTCTGGTTATCCGGATGCTTGTACATGACATCGATACGAATCCGCTCCTGCTGATAGCGGTCGATCTCGAGCTCGTTGGCAAGCTCCTGCAAATTCTCGTATTCGTGATCCGGAATCGTCTTGTATTCGTCGTAAAGAGCCTTGAAGGCATCATGATACTGTTTGTGCTTTTTATTGATCAGCTTAACCAGGTAAAGGGAGCTGCGATGACCAAGCATGGAGTAGATTTCATCGATCAGATCGGTATCGTCACCGAGACCGACATGGGCGGAACGTTTGAGGGTTTTACCAAGCAAACGGGCGATATTCTCCTGCTGCTCCTGCAATTTCCCAGAGACTGAACCGGTCATAAAGAAGAAATAATTGACCGTGGCGTTGCCTTCAAAGAAAACCTGCTCAAAACTGCTTAGACCATCAGTCTTTGGCGTAAAGTCAAGATTGCTGCTATCACTGTCCTTGTAAAAGGCCCCGTAGAGGACCAGCCGATTACGCACATCTGTCTTCGCCAGGTCGGAGAGCGGCTGGTCGACACCGAACATATATTCGCAGAAAGAGCCACCATTGCCACGATGACTGATCTGTTCGCCCCCAAGGATAAATTCATTCCCCGGCGAGAAAAAACGCAGGTTATCACTGTCGGCCTCGAAAAAATATCGGCTGTAGGCATCGCGTGAAGCCGCCATGGCAAAATACTCGATGGTCTCGTCAAGGTGTCCGTGAAGGCGTATTTCCTGATGTTCCGGCATAGGATCCTATCGTTCTGTTAATTTCCGGGCAGAGGCAGGGTCAAGGTCTGCCCGTCATAGGCAAACTCGACACCATCGGGTAATCCTGTCGCATGCCGAGGATAATCAATATCATGAGTCAGATGAGTCAGCAGGGTTCTTGGAACCTGTAATTTTCTGGCCACCTCGATCGCCTCACTGATACTGAAATGGGACTCATGCTCCCGGAATCTCAAGGCATCAATGACCAACACCTCCAGCCCTTGGAGAAGGCGCCAGGAGGACTCGGGCAGGGCACTGCAATCGACGATGTAAGCCAAGTTGCCAACCCGGTAACCCAAAGATTCACCCGGACCATGCAGCAGGGGAATCGGCACCACGGTTTGGCCAAACAGGTCAAAAGGGCCGACAACCTCGTTCACCTGCAGACGCGGCCGATAACCAGGCGCATCCGACTCGCTGAAGATATAGCTGAACAGTCCCTTGAGCCGATCGAGGACACCACGGTCGGCATATGCGGGAATCGCATTGCCGGTACGCAGGGTAAAGGTGCGCAGATCATCAATGCCATGGACATGATCGGCGTGAGCGTGAGTAAAGAGAACACTATCGATCTGTTCGATCCCCTCACGCAGAGCCTGTTGACGAAAATCGGTTGCCGTATCGATCAGAACCTTGCGACCTGACCATTCGAGCAAGACACTGCAACGGGTTCTGTTATTGCGCAGATCACTCGAGGAACAAACGGCACAGTGGCAACCGAGAACAGGGACACCGGTGCTGGTTCCCGAACCCAGAACTGTCAACTTGAGAGAGGGGTCGGTCATATCTTGAAAACCCCGACCTCCTTTTCAAGAGCAGCGGTCAGGCGC contains the following coding sequences:
- a CDS encoding TIGR04442 family protein translates to MPEHQEIRLHGHLDETIEYFAMAASRDAYSRYFFEADSDNLRFFSPGNEFILGGEQISHRGNGGSFCEYMFGVDQPLSDLAKTDVRNRLVLYGAFYKDSDSSNLDFTPKTDGLSSFEQVFFEGNATVNYFFFMTGSVSGKLQEQQENIARLLGKTLKRSAHVGLGDDTDLIDEIYSMLGHRSSLYLVKLINKKHKQYHDAFKALYDEYKTIPDHEYENLQELANELEIDRYQQERIRIDVMYKHPDNQRIVDEYKNILIECNLKGSINQMENARLTRLKTLSVRNKIPAALFYTLDKMLKHDKLVDLDEQDYLAETRQVLEGIFFTEAQIDASINSEDMSLLLHAKRQASENRDHTFEHILLETGKACDEKIHEGADLTLLEHFSYIITYFDRYDNTSSVINQLAFMENVHFGEEQIRSLLGNKKAFDELNDKLWKDLFFKQVFENKYLGQFGRKKIACLQKGLALIEDGRLTITALVDQLLVLEKQERLYAILLGHVKERIRNFYSKYNTRVEQEALLVEVADELYNKGLYTGDIPLGQFHNVVVNIKKEAVYLHNLLPKIVAERDAGLREDFLDNSGLDRFYVEELEREYFELNDLDMENLYLIRKGYAD
- a CDS encoding GPMC system MBL fold metallohydrolase, translated to MTDPSLKLTVLGSGTSTGVPVLGCHCAVCSSSDLRNNRTRCSVLLEWSGRKVLIDTATDFRQQALREGIEQIDSVLFTHAHADHVHGIDDLRTFTLRTGNAIPAYADRGVLDRLKGLFSYIFSESDAPGYRPRLQVNEVVGPFDLFGQTVVPIPLLHGPGESLGYRVGNLAYIVDCSALPESSWRLLQGLEVLVIDALRFREHESHFSISEAIEVARKLQVPRTLLTHLTHDIDYPRHATGLPDGVEFAYDGQTLTLPLPGN